Within Candidatus Zixiibacteriota bacterium, the genomic segment GGCGCTCCGCCCCCTCAGTCATTGCGAGGCGCTTCGCCGAAGCAATCTCGTCGCGGGATGGTAGGTCCATCATTGCGAGGCGGGTCGCCAGTTCCGTCATTGCGAGGCGCTTCGCCGAAGCAATCTCTCTTATCGCCATGTCACGAATCGTCCTCTTGTCATTCACCCTCTCCGCACTCATCCTCGGCTGCGGCGGCGGTGACACCGCCAGCAAACTCGGGTTCGACAAAACTCGGCTTGAGTACCAGGTCATCCAAACAGAACTGAAACTCGCCGCCACGGAGAAACCGTACCTAGTGCTCGACTTCAAGGACAAAGAGTTCCGCCTGATGCTCAAAGGCGCAGTTGTCTGGAACTACCCGCTGAAAGTTGCATCGGGCCACGACGATGAGATCTGGGAGTTTGTGCAGACGTTTGTCGGCAGCGAGCATCGCCTCGTGCGCGCCCTCTCCGAAACGCACCTGTTTGCCGCCGCCTCACAGACCCCGGATTCGATTCTGGCGATTGTCAGCGATGTCACCAAATTCAAACCCGAACTTTTGCAGCGGGTGATCCCTGCTCGTTTCCAGATGCTGTGGGGAAATGATCTGATCCTCGATGTCCGCAGTGACGTGGCGGGAAAAACAACCAGTCAGTTCAAGAACACCATTCTCGAAGTGCGTCACGTACTGCAGTTGCCGTTCGGCGAAGCGCATCTCACGATCGATATGGATAAGACGCACGCCCTGACACTCTTGCGCGTCGCCCAGCCCGGCCTCCCGACCCTCATCTACCCGCCGGCATAACAGCCCGTTGAAAAAGGCTCTTTCGTCATTGCGAGGAGTTCCGCCGAAGGCGGAACGAACGAAGCAATCTCGACCTCAAAGCCGAGCACTTCGTAACCTCTCCGCTTGACTCCCCGAATCAACCAGAGCTATTCTACTGCCATGAGCAGAGCAGAATGGCTTGCAGCAGTGGCGTTGTTTGCCACAATGGCGCTGTTTGGGATCGCTTCCTATGTGCCGTTGCAGTCCATGTGGGGGATCAATCATCTGCAGTTTCTGCCGCCGTGGGTGTGGTATGCGTACTGGTTCGCATGTGTCCTCATTCTCCTCCTGATTGTTATTAGAGGCTCTGAAAGTTTCTTCATCCGTGCAGTCGATACGATTGGCGGTTTCTTTTTTTCAGACAGTATTTGGCCAAAGCTGATCCTCGTCGGCGTTGCAGCGGCAGCTTTCTACTTGTTCGCGATGCGGACGAACTTTCTGGGCGATGGTTACGTTTTGCTGTCTGTCTTCGGGCAGGGGGAGACTCATCTGGAAAAGTGGACTGAGACTGGCGCAATAACTGTCGTGCATTGGCTACAGTCGCTGTTCGGTGAACATACCAAGATGACAGCTCTTCGGACTTTTCGCTTGCTGTCATTCGTTTCCGGCGCAGTCGTTGTCTACAATCTTATTGACATTGCCAAACGACTGTCAGGACGGAATGGATGGCGCATGGTCTACCTTAGCATCCTGATCTTCTCAAGCGGACTGTTACTGTTTTTCGGCTACGTTGAACTGTATCCCTTGTTATGGGCCACTGTGACAACGTTCATCAGTCTTTCGCTGCGGTATTTGGAACGCGGGAGGGGACTGATATTCGTTTTGCTGCTGTTCGCACTATCATCATATCTGCATCTCATGACACTCTGTCTGGCAGCTGGACCTGCACTCCTGATCGCTGACAGGGTGCCTCAGTGTCGGTCCTTTCTCGCAAAGAACTGGCGCTTCCAATTATTCGTCGTCGGCACGGTGACACTTGGTGTTCTGGCTATCGGGCTAATTGCAAACGAGTTGTGGCCTGTAGGCATCTTTTTGCCGTTGATCACCGGACGTTCAGGCGCGGAAGACTACGCTGTTTTGAGCGGCAAGCATCTGCTCGACATCGCGAATCAGTTGCTGCTTATGTACCCAGGTTTAATCGCATTGACTCTTTATGCTTTCTCACGTCGAACGGGAAACGATCCTGATCGAAAGCGCCAGTTCTTCGGCACTATGGCGGCTGGGGCCGTCGTG encodes:
- a CDS encoding tetratricopeptide repeat protein is translated as MSRAEWLAAVALFATMALFGIASYVPLQSMWGINHLQFLPPWVWYAYWFACVLILLLIVIRGSESFFIRAVDTIGGFFFSDSIWPKLILVGVAAAAFYLFAMRTNFLGDGYVLLSVFGQGETHLEKWTETGAITVVHWLQSLFGEHTKMTALRTFRLLSFVSGAVVVYNLIDIAKRLSGRNGWRMVYLSILIFSSGLLLFFGYVELYPLLWATVTTFISLSLRYLERGRGLIFVLLLFALSSYLHLMTLCLAAGPALLIADRVPQCRSFLAKNWRFQLFVVGTVTLGVLAIGLIANELWPVGIFLPLITGRSGAEDYAVLSGKHLLDIANQLLLMYPGLIALTLYAFSRRTGNDPDRKRQFFGTMAAGAVVFLILVDPGLGMARDWDLMSLCVLPICLYLMTRIENNAYLAGGKLLAASIVLSAFVSITYVSANIVVESSEKRFVSLVDYYGSKDRSGWSSAAAYFRDKGDSRNLNLVLDRMNRYFPEEALLAETYTSLDRQDYARAVSLAQRLVALDSANTRYLQVLGKAYGKVGEYERGESCYLKALKIKPGSIFLRNELGQLYIQAGRYNDALRLLKAATRLDPTLSYVQEGIALAYFRMGFLDSASAVADTLFGQEANSAGGHLIRMIVAIQQGDLQTAGEYLAAFRQYGVGRSDYQSILEYYSYLER